A region from the Stygiolobus caldivivus genome encodes:
- the metG gene encoding methionine--tRNA ligase — MKIFVASAWPYVNSVPHLGNLIGSILSADVFARYARLKYGKENVIFVSGSDEHGTPIEIEAKKRGVNPKTLTDQAHEYDKKLFLETWEITFDNYTRTESQVHKDFVRNFLLRLDKYIKVEEDEIPYCEHDKLFLPDRFIKGTCPYCGFEDARGDQCDNCGRLLTPKMLINPKCALCGSTPVIKKTKHWFFDLTEFNDKIENWISSSRYMPENVKSVALSWVKEGLKPRSITRDNSWGIPAPFEGAENKTIYVWFEALLGYISATIEYFANGEEKDKWKEFWFGNNVKSYYFIGKDNIPFHAVILPAMLMASGEGYVLPTVIASTEYLLYEGQKFSKSRKIGIWIDEAKELMDIEYWRFVLIRLRPEERDTNFTWREAIRIVNTEINDDIGNYANRVLSMVNRYFEGTIPTPNEGSYTKDDNNYIQEINTAPKRMGDLIELGKLKAGTEELLKLARDGNSYLNTRAPWNLIKADKEQAANVLFIASNSLRTIAVMLYPLMPYHASRLYSQLGLSEIESEKWDEAGELKLKPGHKIGKVEPLFKKLDLPIEDEVKLHQEIQKKLEEIRKKVEKNRPELLR; from the coding sequence ATGAAAATATTTGTAGCCTCAGCGTGGCCTTATGTAAACTCAGTCCCTCACCTTGGAAACCTCATAGGTTCAATCTTGTCAGCTGATGTGTTCGCTAGATACGCGAGACTAAAGTACGGAAAGGAGAACGTAATTTTTGTTAGCGGAAGCGATGAACATGGGACTCCAATAGAAATAGAAGCCAAAAAAAGGGGAGTCAACCCAAAAACTCTAACAGACCAAGCACATGAATATGATAAGAAGCTTTTCCTTGAAACGTGGGAAATTACTTTTGATAATTACACTAGGACAGAGTCTCAAGTGCATAAAGATTTCGTGAGGAATTTCCTATTACGCTTAGATAAATATATCAAAGTAGAGGAGGACGAAATACCTTACTGCGAACATGACAAGTTATTTTTACCTGACAGGTTTATAAAGGGTACTTGTCCCTACTGTGGTTTTGAGGACGCTAGAGGAGATCAATGTGATAATTGCGGTAGATTGCTTACTCCTAAAATGCTCATAAACCCCAAGTGTGCTTTATGCGGTAGTACTCCAGTTATTAAGAAAACTAAACACTGGTTTTTTGATTTAACTGAGTTTAACGATAAGATCGAGAACTGGATTTCCTCTTCACGTTATATGCCTGAAAACGTTAAATCCGTTGCCTTAAGTTGGGTTAAGGAAGGTCTAAAACCTAGGAGTATAACAAGGGATAACTCATGGGGTATACCGGCACCTTTCGAAGGTGCGGAAAACAAGACTATTTACGTATGGTTTGAAGCACTATTGGGGTATATTTCTGCAACAATAGAATACTTCGCAAACGGCGAAGAAAAAGACAAATGGAAGGAGTTCTGGTTTGGGAATAACGTAAAAAGTTATTACTTTATAGGAAAGGACAATATACCTTTCCACGCCGTTATTCTGCCCGCTATGCTCATGGCATCTGGGGAAGGCTACGTGTTACCTACTGTTATAGCGTCTACCGAGTACTTACTTTACGAAGGCCAAAAATTTAGTAAGAGCAGGAAAATCGGCATATGGATAGATGAAGCTAAAGAGCTTATGGACATAGAATATTGGAGATTTGTCCTGATTAGATTGAGACCTGAGGAAAGAGATACTAATTTTACATGGAGAGAAGCAATTAGGATAGTAAATACAGAAATAAATGACGACATAGGGAATTATGCTAACAGAGTCCTTTCCATGGTGAATAGGTACTTTGAGGGTACCATACCTACGCCTAATGAGGGGTCGTATACTAAGGATGATAATAATTATATCCAAGAAATCAATACTGCTCCAAAAAGGATGGGAGACCTAATTGAGCTAGGTAAATTAAAAGCTGGAACAGAGGAACTACTTAAACTTGCAAGGGATGGCAATTCATACCTTAACACAAGGGCGCCATGGAATTTAATTAAGGCTGATAAAGAACAAGCTGCCAACGTACTATTTATAGCTTCAAATTCACTGAGGACTATCGCGGTAATGTTATACCCTCTAATGCCCTATCATGCGTCAAGGCTTTACTCCCAGCTCGGGTTGAGTGAAATAGAATCAGAGAAATGGGATGAAGCAGGAGAGTTAAAGCTTAAGCCAGGGCATAAAATAGGAAAAGTAGAACCTCTATTTAAGAAACTAGACCTTCCGATAGAAGATGAAGTCAAACTTCACCAAGAAATCCAGAAAAAATTGGAAGAGATAAGGAAAAAAGTAGAAAAAAATAGACCTGAATTATTAAGATAA